In one window of Osmia lignaria lignaria isolate PbOS001 chromosome 11, iyOsmLign1, whole genome shotgun sequence DNA:
- the LOC117604176 gene encoding uncharacterized protein LOC117604176: MDNIIIRKAKREDCKAIRNLIQELADFERMPEGPKIDHTVLEKDGFDVEHPLFICYVAEVNGNIVGYTIFYYTYSTWCGKAMYLEDIYVTPLYRNKHIGSKLLKAIATEATENKCCRLDFSVPAQKFYKDKGALNLTLEEGWHHYRFSDTVLNTFALDAFTYLFSPSESLLESNAINNLPDMEEKTHTDNVEDNNDVDSDVLSHSDMSWGSIHDRYVPFEASSTDSTTSTSSTTSTLSSDLSFSLLHQEPVTTHEDTIKCVTESSWSSYALNSNLWNDDNAPVVKIRHLEEVLFDDLELCGFFTDRLIGTGKSFLTRSPENGLYVLSKCIMKNMSLSNITMLYYHRYLQYIDLGFNYISSLSPLGGIPYLMYLNVAHNRMNTILNFTPPWYLTYVNLSYNYISEMCDISNFWSIVHLDLSHNAIETIFGLQNLKYLKYLNLSYNLIEYIENLDKLNIQELNLEGNCIISFKSIIPDQGIYILPHLRVIRLGYNKITTLEFFKDAYSLRVIDLKFNRINDLLELSNLKGLILEIDLRGNGCTKWPNYKSVILFSIPSIHTIDGNHVSTSEKIAAAILFVSPVELTAARTITKLTLLEQLSTPRIDLHVKPYDETSLPLIILTGPCAVKKVSLALHIAQTFPNKIKYCRWYTTKQPENSDIENQAYIFTNREEFNDMSRRGEFLAIQEMLGNSYGFHYNQIISLTLQNKIGITQTDLHATIQMSKRYSNVKPILVLTKNEDVHRNWIQEKFDINTWVKSSKENSVSAKADKDKEENLLEPANSTLNFVEEILNNIIENLQLPSNILFTMPEYDSEMTEIILKSKSLLSKIGMIEMEEKKRIKFQEEQLDYIQTDFDNSTLNEKGLRVILDEQSNVIVEDEKLKRKRHQARLLHRRSTILQAMRSFTDLSESISSEEILIEPFPETKDPEFLKNIYIDLVLKTRNMYSNYHMDKPGFFSLVLLTDHYFKAFNTLINFIYDLYSNHSIDKSKFLSELDHFSTVAIPTMVDSVTDEIQQSLSTSVLQRKTLLRMYGVTSWKELLPSQMSATSIKSDN; this comes from the exons ATGGATAACATAATAATACGCAAAGCAAAACGTGAAGATTGTAAAGCTATTAGAAATTTAATAcag gAATTAGCTGATTTTGAACGTATGCCAGAAGGACCTAAAATTGATCATACAG ttCTAGAAAAAGATGGATTTGATGTAGAACATCCCTTATTTATATGTTATGTAGCAGAAGTTAATGGAAATATAGTAgggtatacaattttttattatacatattcaACATGGTGTGGGAAAGCCATGTATTTAGAAGACATATATGTAACACCCTTGTATCGAAATAAGCATATTGGAAGCAAACTGTTAAAAGCTATTGCTACA GAAGCAACAGAAAACAAATGTTGTAGACTAGATTTCTCAGTTCCTGCacaaaaattttacaaagataAAGGAGCACTTAACTTAACATTAGAAGAAGGATGGCATCATTATCGTTTTTCAGATACAGTTTTGAACACCTTTGCTTTAGATGCT ttCACATATCTCTTTTCTCCTTCTGAATCATTACTTGAATCAAATGCAATTAATAATCTTCCTGATATGGAAGAAAAGACACACACAGATAATGTTGAAGATAATAATGACGTTGATTCTGATGTATTATCACATAGTGATATGAGCTGGGGATCTATACATGATAGATATGTGCCATTTGAAGCTTCATCTACTGATTCAACAACTTCAACCAGTTCAACTACTTCTACATTAAGT TCTgatctttcattttcattacttCATCAAGAACCAGTTACTACACATGAAGACACAATAAAATGTGTAACTGAAAGTAGTTGGAGTAGTTATGCTCTAAATTCTAATTTATGGAATGATGATAATGCACCTGTTGTAAAAATAAGACACCTTGAAGAGGTATTATTTGATGATTTAGAATTGTGTGGCTTTTTTACAGACAGACTAATAGGAACTGGAAAATCATTTCTGACTAGATCTCCGGAAAATGGTCTTTATGTTCTGAGTAAATGTATTATGAAGAATAtg TCCCTTTCAAATATTACTATGTTGTATTATCATCGTTACTTGCAATATATCGATCTTGGATTCAATTATATCTCAAGTTTATCTCCTTTGGGAGGAATACCATATTTAATGTATTTGAATGTGGCTCATAACAGGATgaatactattttaaattttacacctcCTTGGTACTTAACATATGTAAATTtatcatataattatatatCAGAAATGTGTGATATCAGTAACTTCTGGAGTATTGTTCATTTAGATTTATCACACAATGCAATTGAAACTATTTTTGGTTTGCAAAATTTAAA GTATTTGAAATACTTAAATTTATCATACAATTTAATTGAATATATCGAGAACttagataaattaaatattcaggAACTAAATTTAGAAGGTAATTGCATAATATCATTTAAATCTATTATACCTGATCAAGGGATATACATTTTACCCCATTTGAGAGTAATACGTTTAGGATACAATAAAATAACTACTTTGGAGTTTTTTAAG GATGCATATAGTTTACGTGTGATAGacttaaaatttaatagaattaatGATTTATTGGAATTATCAAACCTCAAAGGTTTAATACTTGAAATAGATCTTAGAGGCAATGGTTGTACAAAATGGCCTAATTATAAAAGTGTAATTTTGTTTTCCATACCAAGTATACACACTATTGATGGTAATCATGTATCTACTTCAGAAAAG ATTGCTGCTGCAATTCTATTTGTATCACCAGTGGAATTAACAGCTGCCCGTACTATTACAAAATTAACTTTGTTAGAACAATTAAGCACACCCAGAATTGATCTTCATGTTAAACCTTATGATGAAACAAGTCTACCTTTAATAATACTTACAGGTCCATGTGCAGTGAAAAAAGTATCCTTGGCATTGCACATTGCCCAAACATTTCCAAACAAA aTCAAATACTGTCGGTGGTATACTACAAAACAACCAGAAAATAGCGATATCGAAAATCAAGcttatatttttacaaacagAGAAGAATTTAATGACATGTCTCGTCGCGGTGAATTTTTAGCAATTCAAGAAATGTTAGGGAACAGTTACGGATTTC ATTACAATCAGATTATTTCTTTGACACTGCAAAATAAAATTGGTATTACACAAACTGACTTACATGCAACCATACAAATGAGTAAACGGTACTCCAATGTTAAACCCATTCTTGTATTAACGAAAAATGAAGATGTTCATCGTAATTGGATAcaagaaaaatttgatattaatacATGGGTGAAAAGCagtaaagaaaattctgtgtCTGCAAAAGCAGACAaagacaaagaagaaaatttattagaacCTGCAAACAGTACATTAAATTTTgttgaagaaattttaaataat ATTATAGAAAATCTTCAGTTACCTTCAAACATTCTATTTACAATGCCAGAATATGACAGTGAAATGactgaaattatattaaaaagtaaATCATTATTATCTAAAATAGGAATGAtagaaatggaagaaaagaaacgtaTTAAATTTCAAGAAGAACAACTTGATTACATACAGACCGATTTTGATAATTCTACTTTGAACGAGAAAGGATTACGA GTCATTTTAGATGAACAATCAAATGTTATAGTTGAAGATGAAAAGTTAAAACGTAAAAGGCATCAAGCAAGACTTCTACATCGCCGAAGTACAATATTGCAAGCAATGAGATCGTTTACAGATCTCAGTGAATCAATATCTAGtgaagaaatattaatagaa CCATTCCCAGAAACAAAAGAcccagaatttttaaaaaatatatacatcgATCTCGTATTAAAAACGAGAAATATGTATTCAAATTATCATATGGATAAACCAGGATTCTTTTCTTTAGTG CTACTAACAGATCACTATTTTAAAGCATTTAATACactgattaattttatttatgactTGTATTCAAACCATTCTATTGATAAATCTAAATTTTTGTCTGAACTTGATCACTTTTCAACAGTTGCTATACCAACAATGGTTGACTCTGTTACTGATGAGATACAACA atCTTTATCAACATCTGTATTACAAAGAAAAACTTTATTAAGAATGTATGGTGTTACTTCATGGAAAGAATTACTGCCAAGTCAAATGTCAGCAACTTCAATTAAATCCGATAATTAG